Within Rhododendron vialii isolate Sample 1 chromosome 12a, ASM3025357v1, the genomic segment CTTCTACCCAACTCTGCTGATTCCATTCTCACAAGCTGCAAGCAACTTCAAACTTGGAGCGAAAGCAAATGAGTAGCTTTCCTCTGCAATTTAACAAACAGTTAATTCAATACCCTCCAAAAAGTGAAGAGACTCTGCACACCCCTAAATCAAGGTAACACATTAAACCGCGTTTGTTTCAGTCATTTTATCGAACAACTTGCATGCATTAGACAAGAAACAGAAAATCCAAGAGTTTTTCCAATACAGACTCtaaaatgactaccaacaatgCGCCTTAACAAGGAAATCAACGAGAACCATAGCCTAAACACATGCTAACAGAAAATAACGAAGCTAGACAAAACTGCCAGCTAGGTATAGAAAATCCTAGAGTTAAAGCCCCAAACATTAGCCAGCATCCGATTCCCATCATTACGTTTGAGGCCTCTACAAGAGCATAGGCATGCCTGAACTTCATTGAGACTGTGAGAGCCCAAGAAAGAAGCAGGGAGAGCTTTACCTTGGTATACTCTGGTATTCCTTTCGTGTGTCCAGTAAATAGAAGCTGCCAACAAGAGCTTGTAGATTCTACTAGGGATAGAGGCACCATTAATCCGAGAACATACCCAATCAATTTCCTCAAGCCCCAAAACAGTTCTTGCGAATATAAGTGAGATTCAATGACTCCATGTGAACTCCTATGGCATGTAAATAGGAGCCACCCCTACCGAAGAAACCGACCGCCTTCCCACTATACAAGGTTGAAGAAAAATATGTGCCTATCTTAGTTCCTCCAAATGGAGCATACTTCCGCTTGCCTACGGGAAAAAAATGTCAATAAAAGGGAGATCTCCTTATGTGAATAAAAGTGAGACTCAGAGATTCTGCTTTAataattcaagccgttcattttTGCAAGAGAAAAAGAGCTTGAGAATCTTGATTTACTAATTGGATAAGAGTAAAAAGAAGAGGGGATAGAAGGTGAACCTTGTGCGAACTATTGAGTACTTTGGGTGCTACAAGTACACCAAATGCATTAAGGAAGTTTCCCGCACGTCCATGGAATCCAGCCAGTACGACATCATCTTCTATTGGAATGGACACGGAAGGATCATCCGGATCCCGTACTGAACCAAAAGGCCCATAGGTGtccaaatttgaataaaaacagaGAGATGCGATTGTCTGTTCTCCTCTGTAGTGTCCATATGTCAGGCTAATGGAGGAGAGTCGCTCTACCGAATTGTTGATTCTGAACTAAACAAGTGCAAGTATAAATTATGACTTTGTTTGGAacgcacaaaaaataaaaatttcaaccaTAAGAAATTATTGTAGTTTTGGTTAaatagttctttttttgttaattgtttggtttgatggTAGGGGGTTTTGGCATACGCGCACTTGACTGTTACCCCTCTCCGGTCTTGTCAAAAGCAAGCTATCCGCATAGGGATTAGGAGATTCATAATAGATTTCTCCCTGCAGCCTGGCCCCAAGAGCCTACtccctttgttcttttttaagtgtccattACTGTTCTGCGTACAATTTTCAATGACTTATATCTTTcgatatatattatattttaaaataattgtcttatagaaataattgagatatatcaaacaagatcattCTTGCATATTTTTCACACTATAGATTGAGATATGTAGGCAATTGAAAATGGAACACAGAATCGTAGTGGACATTTACAAAGGGATAGAGGGAGCACTAAGTTTTGAACTCAGGATGTCTAGGTTTACAGCTCATCCATGTTGCCACTTGAGCTACGTACCCGTCTATATTTTCGTCTCAACAATGAAgataagaaaaactaaaaaatactaTGGACACAAACGAAAGTGTTGAATCCGGACACAGATGAATCCAAAATTGTCCGACGTGTGGTGCACTAAACATATCTGGATACATCTCTGTCCTGATCTGTGAATAAACTAAGGAGGGTTAGGGTCACACCGTTACAAAATTGTGGCCTCCGGGACCCCCAATTCTCTGAAAGTTTCCTATAATATTGCCATCGCaacttttgcttttgattaaaaTTGAATCGATAACTGATCCCCAACCAAGAGTTATCTGCAATATAGGCGCGACGTCGACCTTGTAAGTCCAGTATGCACCCCCATTCCCTCCCCATGGCCCTCTATGTATCCATCCTTCACCAATAATCTTGCTCTGCACATTAACACAACACGAAATTGTATCCTTGGTAAGGTAATCCAACACGAAATATTGTTGCTGTGATatcaaatcaatcaaacaaaagatCTATAGTCACACTGGTTAGAAGTGCCATCAAATTAAGTAGCTTGCAA encodes:
- the LOC131311345 gene encoding uncharacterized protein LOC131311345 isoform X6 produces the protein MVVSLIHQPMVDRVIQRIVDALCGFVSQELMGRLWRLIARQKKPEAAPVLLDQGRAVVDLRYIEEDLKTKVKEVEAENEMLSKRNEIMEKKVGDLQKMEEKQKIEIKELKTKIKELKKEIKEVADLQKIKEELKTKIKGTTGTENKVLREKSEATEIMSKIIGEGWIHRGPWGGNGGAYWTYKVDVAPILQITLGWGSVIDSILIKSKSCDGNIIGNFQRIGGPGGHNFVTFRINNSVERLSSISLTYGHYRGEQTIASLCFYSNLDTYGPFGSVRDPDDPSVSIPIEDDVVLAGFHGRAGNFLNAFGVLVAPKVLNSSHKVHLLSPLLFTLIQLVNQDSQALFLLQK
- the LOC131311345 gene encoding uncharacterized protein LOC131311345 isoform X5 — encoded protein: MVVSLIHQPMVDRVIQRIVDALCGFVSQELMGRLWRLIARQKKPEAAPVLLDQGRAKTEEELKTQIKGVEAENEALREKNEALREKNGAMEKQVGDLQKMEEKQKIEIKELKTKIKELKKEIKEVADLQKIKEELKTKIKGTTGTENKVLREKSEATEIMSKIIGEGWIHRGPWGGNGGAYWTYKVDVAPILQITLGWGSVIDSILIKSKSCDGNIIGNFQRIGGPGGHNFVTFRINNSVERLSSISLTYGHYRGEQTIASLCFYSNLDTYGPFGSVRDPDDPSVSIPIEDDVVLAGFHGRAGNFLNAFGVLVAPKVLNSSHKVHLLSPLLFTLIQLVNQDSQALFLLQK
- the LOC131311345 gene encoding uncharacterized protein LOC131311345 isoform X7, whose translation is MEIWEGLMCIFLTVVSLIHQPMVDGVIQRIVDAICGLVDGVVQRIVDAICGFVSRELGRLWRLISRQKKPQAAPILLDQGRAVVDLRYIEEDLKTKVKEVEAENEMLSKRNEIMEKKVADLQKIKEELKTKIKGTTGTENKVLREKSEATEIMSKIIGEGWIHRGPWGGNGGAYWTYKVDVAPILQITLGWGSVIDSILIKSKSCDGNIIGNFQRIGGPGGHNFVTFRINNSVERLSSISLTYGHYRGEQTIASLCFYSNLDTYGPFGSVRDPDDPSVSIPIEDDVVLAGFHGRAGNFLNAFGVLVAPKVLNSSHKVHLLSPLLFTLIQLVNQDSQALFLLQK
- the LOC131311345 gene encoding uncharacterized protein LOC131311345 isoform X4 — translated: MEIWEGLMCIFLTVVSLIHQPMVDGVIQRIVDAICGLVDGVVQRIVDAICGFVSRELGRLWRLISRQKKPQAAPILLDQGRAVVDLRYIEEDLKTKVKEVEAENEMLSKRNEIMEKKVGDLQKMEEKQKIEIKELKTKIKELKKEIKEKIKEELKTKIKGTTGTENKVLREKSEATEIMSKIIGEGWIHRGPWGGNGGAYWTYKVDVAPILQITLGWGSVIDSILIKSKSCDGNIIGNFQRIGGPGGHNFVTFRINNSVERLSSISLTYGHYRGEQTIASLCFYSNLDTYGPFGSVRDPDDPSVSIPIEDDVVLAGFHGRAGNFLNAFGVLVAPKVLNSSHKVHLLSPLLFTLIQLVNQDSQALFLLQK
- the LOC131311345 gene encoding uncharacterized protein LOC131311345 isoform X3, which codes for MEIWEGLMCIFLTVVSLIHQPMVDGVIQRIVDAICGLVDGVVQRIVDAICGFVSRELGRLWRLISRQKKPQAAPILLDQGRAVVDLRYIEEDLKTKVKEVEAENEMLSKRNEIMEKKVGDLQKMEEKQKIEIKELKTKIKELKKEIKEVADLQKIKEELKTKIKGTTGTENKVLREKSEATEIMSKIIGEGWIHRGPWGGNGGAYWTYKVDVAPILQITLGWGSVIDSILIKSKSCDGNIIGNFQRIGGPGGHNFVTFRINNSVERLSSISLTYGHYRGEQTIASLCFYSNLDTYGPFGSVRDPDDPSVSIPIEDDVVLAGFHGRAGNFLNAFGVLVAPKVLNSSHKVHLLSPLLFTLIQLVNQDSQALFLLQK